The DNA segment CGAAAGGTAAATACTCTGGGTGCGCCAGGGAAAGGTGGTTAAATTTTGACAAGTAAGGCCATCATTATTCCTACTGGGGATGAGATATTAAACGGAACGGTAGTCGATACCAATAGTCCGGCTATAATGGCTCTAATTCTTGAGAGATTCCCGGGGTGTGAAGTTACACGGATAACTCCTTCAGTGGACAATGAAACTACAATTATAACAAAACTTAAGAGGGCTATTGAAGAAAAAGCCGATCTCATTTTTATCATAGGTGGTTCTGGAGGAGGCCATCGTTTTATACCTAATGCAGCTCGAGATTTTACCCATACGGCTATATTGAAGATGTTCCCCAATTCTTGTTTTAAGGAAATATATGGAAAAAACGGACACTTGTGGTCAAAATTGATAGCAGCGAAAGAAAGCAATAGTTTATTGGTAAATGTTCCAGGCCCCTATGTGGAAGCCGTTGCGGCGGCTGAAGCTGCTCTAGATTCCATATTAAAGGGCGAGACAGATCCTCAAATTATTGTGGAAAGGACATCGGAAGCGGTATCCCGGCAGTATCCTTCTGGTGGAGAAATTAAATGAATGGATTTGCTACTTTTTTAGTAAAAGATTTGACAAAGGACGGATATGCTATGGCGATAGCCGGGATCTGTCCTTTTTCCTTTACTGATTCAATGGAGGACGAAATAAGTGGCTTAATAAGGAATTACAGTTTTAAACCCATTGATGATGTATTTATGACAGATTATTTCATGGCTCAATACTTTTCCAGATTTGCTCCAGAATATGTTTTAGCCTGGGGTATAACGATGCATGTGCCCCAAATGTCAGGCCCTACTGGAGGAATTATAGGGAATCCGCACATCGAAGCGAATTCGGCGAATAGCACCGGTGAATATATCGGCAGCGGTTTGAGTGTAGCCGCCCACCCCGGCGGCCCCGGGATTGTTATCGCCGGAGATCCCCAAACGGCCCGGGAAATTCTTTCACTTTCGGAACCTTCGGATGGAGGGAAAACGCCTTTACTTGCGATGGCAAAGAGATCTATAGACTTTAATATCCCAGCTGCTATAATGATAACAGATGGTACAGGTTTTAATGCTGTGGGCTGTGCTTTAACCATTGAAGGCAGTGAAATAAAATATATATCTCTCGATAGGAGTGCACTTAATGAATATTAATATGCTGTCTGATGAAGACAAGATGCCGATGCTGGAAACCACACTGGACAATCTTCGGGAAGGTGTAAATGTAGTTGATGAAAATGGAACCCTTATATTCTCTAATAGGGCATCAGCAGATTATGCTCATTCTACCGTTTCGAAAATGATAGGTTCTCAAATAACCGAATTTTATCCCCGTGCCGCTTTGTTAGAGGTATTAAGAACTAAAAAACCTCAATTAGATGTAAAAATTGAACACGATGACGGCCGAAAGTATGTAGTAAATGCCGTTCCACTTATAATAAATGGTAAGTTTAAAGGCGGTGTAGCAACTTTTCGTGATGTTACGGAGATTGAGAATTTGGGACAAAAATTAGAACTTTTAAAACAGGAACTCACTTTCAGTAAAGTAGATGACGCCTTTGAATTAATAGTAGGAAAGGACGGTAGCTTAAAAGAAGCTATAATAATAGCCCAGAGATCCATCGGTGCATTAGGAGGACCTAGGCACTCAGTTATATCAGGGGAATCAGGGACCGGTAAAACACTGCTGGCTCGAGCCATGTTCTATTTTGCTAAGAAAATCCATGTTATTTCAGAAGATGCCAGTTTTATAGAGGTGAATTGTGCACAATTTACAAATCCTGATATAGCAGCGGTAGAAATATTTGGATCAGAAAAGGGTGCTTTTACCGGCGCCACCGAAAAAAGAGGTTTATTTGAGCTGGCGGATGGAGGTGTGCTCTTTTTGGATGAGGCTCATGCATTAGCACATTATCAAACAATGCTTCTTAAAGCAGTTGAATCAGGCAAGATCCGAAGGATAGGTGGCAGAAAGGATATAGATATCAATGTGATTGTTATTGCAGCCTCAACCAAAAATCTAAAAAATGTGCTTTTGCCAGAACTGTACCAAAGACTTGCCCAGTATGAAATAAAATTGCCGCCTCTTCGGGAGAGACCGCTATCAGAAAAGGAAAAACTACTGAACTGTTTCATAGAAAATTATGAGTACAATGCTGGTGACAAATATAATGTCAAACTCAAAATAGATTTTACAAATGAAGCTAAGGGTATTCTCTTAAATGCCTATTATCCGAGGAACATCCGGCAGTTCAGAGATATAACTTATGCTACTATTGATGCGGCAGTACCTCTGATAAGCGATGTGCCTGCATCCAAAAAAGTCACTGCTGTGGTAGATATAAATCATATACCCTTTTATATGTTTGAAAGCAGTGGAAGTGATGGAGTATATCAAGAACAGGAAGAGCCTAAAACCATAGAAAGTTTTAATTTTGATGACAGCAAGATGGATAGAGAAGAAATATTAAACAAGATAATTTTTACTCTAAATGAGAAGGGTCTTGGGCCAAGGAAAATCGCTCGAGTGTTGGAAGAAAAAGGGTATGATATAAAGTACTATCAGGTAGCATATCGATTAAAAAAACAACGTAATTCAAATATATAGTAATATAAAATAACCCCACAGGGTTATTTTGTTGGGGGTATTGGTATTAGCTAAGCCTCGCTTAAGAATGCATAATATGCTTTTTTGGCTTCATAGAGGTCGGCCTTGCTGGAGATTTCCCAAGGTGCGTGCATATTGTGCAGGGCTATGCCTGCATCGATGACTTGCATACCGTAGTTGGCGAGGATATAGGCTATGGTACCGCCGCCACCCTGATCTACTTTTCCAAGTTCTGATGTCTGCCAGATGACCTTGTGTTTATCCATGATGTTTCTGAGTTCTGCAATAAATTCCGCATTGGCATCATTGCTGCCGCTCTTTCCTCTTGATCCGGTGTATTTATTAAATACGATTCCCCTGCCAAACCTTGCACAATTCTTCTTTTCCATGACATCGGGATAATTTGGGTCAAAGGCCGCACTTACATCGGAGGATATCATCTTTGAATTGGCTAAGGCTCTTCTAACTTTCAGCTCACTATAGTCCCCAAGCAAGTTAGCAATTTCCGCTACGGTATTTTCAAAAAATCTTGAGTGCATGCCAGTAGCTCCGACACTGCCAATTTCCTCCTTATCAACAAGCAAAGCTACACAAGTCTTTTCAGGATTTTCTATTTCGGTTATAGCTTCAAAAGATGTATAGGCACAAACTCTGTCATCCTGCCGTAAGCCATAATCATACTCTTATCTATTCCATAATGTCTCGCCTTTCCGGCAGGAACGATTTCAAGTTCCGCTGAGACGAAATCTTCTTCAACTATGCCGTATTTCTCATTTAGGATTTTCAAGATATTATGTTTGACTCTGTTCTTTGCCTCTTTACCCTTTAAGGGTATACTACCAACAAGTATATTAAGGTTTTCACCTTCTACACCATCGGCCAAGGTCTTTTTCATTTGGTCTTGTGCAAGATGGATTAGTAAATCCGATACTCCCAGCACTGGATCGCCCTCGTCTTCGCCCATAACTATGTTTATGCGGGAACCGTCTTTTTTCGCGATTACTCCGTGTAAGGCAAGGGGCAGCGTAACCCATTGATATTTTTTAATTCCGCCGTAATAATGGGTTTCAAAAAGTGCCAAGTCTGCGTCTTCATACAGAGGGTTTTGCTTTAAATCCAACCTTGGGGAGTCTATATGTGCTCCTATTATACAAAGACCTTCTTCTAAAGGCTTTTTTCCGATAACAAAAAGAGCAATAGTTTTTCCCATAATTTCCGCATATACTTTGTCTCCGGGCTTTAATGATTTTCCCTGGTTTATAAGTTCCTGTAGATTCCTGTAACCTTTCTTTTCTGCACGGCTTGTAAATTCTTCGACACATTCTCTTTCAGTTTTACAACGGGACATAAAATCGATATATTTCTCGGATAAATCAAATACTTTTTTTAAATCTGTTTTTGAATATTTATCCCATGCGATTTCGTATTCCTTTTCAAAGGGAGATTTATTATCTTCATTCATCGAAATTTACCTCCAATATTTTAATTTACTCACACACTATATTTTACCAAAGATGAAAAAATATATAACAAAAAAACCTATGACTTGATTTCAAGCAAATAAAACGATAAATGCGGTATAATAAGGAAAAGGCATTTTTGCAAATGTCATATATATTTAATATAATAATTTTATTTAAGCAGCTGGTTTTACCGTATTACCGCATATAAGGAAGAATAGTTTTTATGAGTTTTTTAAATAGTTCTATTTCATGTGGAGAACACTTTTTAAGCAAATTATTTATTTCATAGAAGCCTTCATCCCAAGTTTCATATGTATTATTATTTGGATCACATATGTAAGCCGCATCAAAGCTTAACCTTCCCAGAACAAGGTAATCCAAAGAAACATGCAAACAGTTTGCGACTTTGATTAAAGTCGGCATACTCATTTGCCGCTCACCTCGCTCTAGCTGACCTATATAATAGTCTGAAAGTCCGATTATCTCTGCAAATTCTTCCCGTGATAATCCCAGTTTTTCTCTTTCTTCACGTATTCTTTTACCGATAGCATCGTTGTCTATTTCCAATTTTCAATTCACTCCTTATTAGAATAACCTTATCTAATTTTCGAACATAAAAAAATTAGCAGTAAGCATATATTTATTATTTGCAATGAGAATGTATTTAATGTATATTAAATGCATTACTATATAACATGGGAGTGTGAATAATGAATATAGAAGATAAGATAGAAACAGCGAGGAAAGCACTGCATAATGCTTTAAAGGGAAAAGACAATGAAGAAAAGGTGCTCGAAATCAGCCGAGAAATTGATAAATATATTATAGAATACTATAAAGAGGACAAATCTAAAAAATATTAGCTGTTTATGTTAATGGAAAAATGATGTTTTGGTGCATGGCGAAAAACCTCAGCTATTGACACCTGCTAATTGCCGTGTTAATATAAAATTAAATAAAACCGGATATAATCTTCAGGGCAGGGTGTGATTCCCGACCGGCGGTAATGCGGCAAGTTCCGTTAGCCCGCGAGCGAAAGCAGACTCGGTTAGATTCCGAGGCCGACAGTAAAGTCTGGATGAAAGAAGATTGATTTTTTATGATGGATTTTAAAATTCCCTGAGATTATGTCTTTGGGAATTTTTTAAATTAACGGAGGGTGTGTAGCAATGAAAAGTGAAGTAAATAAAATGGCAAGACTTGCTATGCTTGCAGCTCTATCAATACTTTTAATGTTTTTAATCAGGTTTCCGCTTATTCCTTCAGCGCCATTTTTGGAATATGAGCCGGGTGATGTGCCGGCATTAATAGCAGCATTTTTGTTCGGCCCGGGAGCAGGTGTTTTAGTGACTCTGATAGTTTCACTTATACAGGCTTTAACGGTCAGTGCAGGAAGCGGCTGGATCGGTGCGATAATGCATTTTATAGCTACTGGAACGATGGTTGCGGTTGCAGGATATATTTATAAAAAAATCCACACACAAAAAGGTGCAATAATTGCACTGGCTGCAGCGTCAATTAGCATGACACTTGTGATGATACCCCTTAACCTAATATTTACAACAAAATTCATGAATGTTCCTATGGAAGCCGTAAAAGCCATGATTATCCCGATTATAATACCTTTTAATTTACTGAAGGCATCCATTAATTCGACACTGACGTTCTTGGTTTATAAACCGGTTGGGAAGGTCATGAGAGTGGAAGTAAAACCCATAAAACCGTTAACAAAAAACTGTTGACATTTATCCAAAGCCTGTGATACAATTATCTAAATCAATCGGAAATTCGATGACAGGAAAGAGTAGCTTTGATGGAAGGTTAAAGAGAGCCGCCGGCGGTGGGAGTGCGGCACCGAAAGTCATAGTGAATGGGTCTTGGAGAAGGCAAGGCGAAATACTTTAAGTAGCTTTGCACGGCATGTCCCCCGTTAGCGAAGGACAGGATATCGCGAGAACATCGCCGTATCTGAGAAAAGTGAGTTTTACATTGAGGTGGCAAGCATTTCATCCTGAAGATGAGATGCTTTTTTGTTATATACACCCGGTGTAAGGCTAATTTGGGTGGCACCACGGAAGCAACCGTCCCTTTTATGTAAGGGACGGTTTTTTTATATTCTACTGTCGTTCTGAGCGTAGCGAAGAATCTTACTTAATAAAATATTCCGGTTTGAGGTGATAGATATGACATGAAAGCGCAAAATTAATATATACAGCAGTGAAAAACCTATCAATAATATGCAATGAACTTTTCTAGCATTGCTTGTAAATTTGAAAACCTTTGAGGAGAAGAATTACGACCTAAGATAGAAAATAAAAGTATTGAAAAATAATACTTGATTTAAAGAGGAGATGACAGAAATGGAAGATACAAAAATATTACTTAAGGAAAGCGAAATTCCAACAAGCTGGTATAATATTCAGGCAGATATGCCGACTCCTGTAAAACCGCCGCTTAGCCCTGTTACAGGGAAGCCTGCGACGCCTGAGGAGCTAGGGGCAATATTCCCTGAAGAAATCATAAAACAAGAAGTAAGTACAGAGCGTTTTATAGAAATACCCGAGGAAGTTCAAAAGTTATACAGATTGTGGAGGCCGTCGCCCGTCTATAGAGCACACAGGCTGGAAAAGGCTTTAGATACGCCTGCCGGGATTTACTTTAAGTATGAAGGAGTGAGTCCCGCCGGCAGTCATAAGTTAAATACCGCCATTCCTCAGGCCTATTATAATAAAAAACAGGGGATAAGGCGGCTGGCCACCGAAACAGGTGCAGGGCAGTGGGGAACAGCACTTTCTATGGCTTGCAAGTTCTTTGACATGGAATGCTCGGTTTACATGGTGAAGGTAAGTTATGAGCAAAAGCCCTATCGGCGCTCAATAATGCAGCTTTTCGGAGCAGAGGTGTTTGCAAGCCCCACCGATAAAACCGATGCGGGCCGTGCCGTGCTAAAAGAGCATCCGGATTCCTTAGGAAGCTTAGGTATTGCAATAAGTGAAGCGGTGGAAGATGCCGTAAAAAATTCTGATACGAACTATGCTTTAGGCAGTGTATTAAACCACGTAGTTCTTCACCAAACAGTCATTGGTCTTGAAGCTAAAAAACAAATGGAAAAAGCAGGCTACTATCCGGATGTGGTAATAGCCTGTTCCGGCGGCGGCAGCAATTTTGGCGGAATTGCCATGCCATTTGTGCACGATAAAATCAAAGACGGCAAAAAAACACGTATAATCGCAGCTGAGCCTGCCGCCTGTCCAAGTCTTACAAAGGGCAAGTTCACTTACGATTATGGCGATGTGGCCCATTTGACTCCAAAGATGATGATGTATACCTTGGGAAGCGATTTTGTTCCACCGGGAATCCACGCAGGAGGCTTGCGCTACCATGGAGCATCTCCAATCCAAAGCCAGCTTTTGCATGATGAGCTGATTGAGGCTGTTGCTTATGACCAGCAGGATATTTTTGAAGCAGCGATGCTTTTTGCACAAAATGAAGGAATTGTGCCGGCACCTGAATCAGCTCATGCTATAAAAGCAGCAATCGATGAAGCCTTAAAAGCCAAAGAAGCCGGAGAAAAAAAGACAATTTTGTTTAACTTGAGCGGTCATGGATATTTCGACATGGCATCTTACGACAATTATCTTTCCGGCAAGCTGCAAAACTCCAGCCTGTCTGATGATGTCTTGCAGGAAACCTTAAGTAAACTACAGTAAGACAGTATTTGACAGATAAGCAAACAAATATAGACTTTATAATTGCAATTAAATGCTGATTTTAGATATTTACAATAAATTAAAAACTGGAGGGAATTATTATGAAATTGAGAGATATGATTTTGACATCACTTCTGATAGCAATCGGATTGGTGCTTCACTATATCGTTCCGCCTATTATGGGAGGTATGAAACCGGATTTTCTGCTGTCAATGCTATTTGTAGCACTTTATATAGACAGCAGCCCGAAAAATGCTCTGCTTGCAGGCATACTTGCAGGTATATTTTCTGCCATGACTACCGGATTTCCCGGAGGCCAAATAGCAAATATGTGCGACAAAATGGTTACAGCTTTTGCAGTGATAGCGATGATAAAGGTATTTTCTAAATTGAACCAAAATGCTGCGGTAATAATTACCGCAATTATTGGAACTATAATAAGCGGTACTGTCTTTTTGGGCACAGCTCTTTTTGTAGTGGGAAGCCTGCCTCTTGCGTTTCCGGTACTTTTTACGACAGTAGTTTTGCCGGCAGCGGCAATAAACACTGTTGCTACTTTTATATGCTACAAAGTGGTAGCCTCAATGCAAAAATCGGTGCTGCATAAAGCATAAGCAAATCTTACGGGGCAGCCGGAATTCCGGCTGCCCAAGTGCTTATTATAGCGTTTTATTATTTATAGGGCTATACTCCCTTCATAGTAAGGCTTATCCTGTTTCTTTCTGCATCGACGGATAATACCTTAACCTTTACCACATCGCCGACACTTACCACATCAAAGGGGGAACGCACAAAGCCTTCGGAAAGCTCCGATATGTGGCATAGGCCGTCCTGATGGACGCCGATGTCGATAAATGCTCCAAAGTCCGTGATGTTGCGCACACTGCCCATTAAGGCCATGCCGGGCTTTAAGTCTGAGATTTCCAGCACATCAGTGCGAAAGATGGGGGCAGGAAGTTCTTCGCGAGGATCGCGGCCCGGCTTTTTAAGCTCTGACAGGATATCTTTTAGGGTAGGGATGCCGATATCAAGATTTGAAGCCATTTGAGCGATTTCATTTTCAGAAAATATTTTTATCTTAAGCTCATCTAAAGTGTAAAGCTTCATAATCTTTTCGGCTATATCATAACTTTCAGGATGGACGGCGGTATTATCTAAGATATTACTGCTTTCCGGCACGCGAAGAAATCCTGCACACTGCTCAAAAGTCTTAGGCCCCAATTTAGGCACCTTTAAAAATTCCTTTCTTGATTTAAACATGCCATTTTCTTCCCGATATTTTACGATATTTGAAGCAGTAGATGCGGTAATGCCGCTTACATAGCCAAGAAGCGAAGGCGATGCGGTGTTTACGTCTACGCCTACGCTGTTGACGCAGTCTTCTACAACACCCGAGAGCTTTTCTGAAAGCCGCTTTTGGTTTACATCATGCTGATACTGGCCCACACCAAGTGATTTGGGGTCTATCTTTACCAGCTCTGCCAAAGGGTCTTGAAGGCGCCGCGCAATGGAAACAGCTCCTCTAAACGAAACATCCAGATTCGGAAATTCCTCCGTTCCAAGTTTTGATGCAGAGTATACCGAAGCTCCCGCTTCGCTTACGATAACATAGGAAACAGGTCTTGAGCTTTCCTTTAAAATTTCCGCCAGGAATTTTTCGCTTTCACGGGAAGCAGTGCCATTTCCCAATGAAACAACATCGACTCGGTATTTTTCTATTAAATCCAAAATAATCTTCTTGGATTCATCAAACTTATTTTGTGGTGGTGTAGGATAGCAAACCGTGTATGCTAAAAGCTTTCCGGAAGCATCTATTACTACAATTTTGCAGCCGGTTCGATATGCTGGGTCAAAGCCCATTATTACCCGACCTTTTATAGGGGGCTGGAGAATCAAGTGTTTGAGATTTTTAGAAAATGTAGAAAGTGCCTGCTCCTCAGCTTGTTCTGTAAGCATATTCCTGATTTCGCGCTCTATGGATGGCCAAATAAGTCGCTTATAGGCATCTTCGATTGCATTTTCCATAAGATGAGAGGTAGGCGAAGACTCCTTTATGTATTCGGCCTTTATGATACTTATGATTTCATCATCGGGAACCAAGATTTTTACCTGAAGATATTTTTCCCTCTCGCCGCGATTTATGGCAAGGATGCGGTGTGAAACAATTTTTTGTACAGGTTCCTTAAAGTCATAGTACATAGAATAAGTCGATGTTTCCTCGGTAAGACCGGATGTCTGAACAATTCCCTTTTTATAGGCTGTATCTCGTATAAGCTTGCGAATTTTGGCATCATCTGATACAACCTCGGCAATGATGTCAAGGGCTCCGGCCAGAGCTTCCTCGCAGGTTGCTACACCCTTTTGCGGGTCTATAAAGGATGCGATAGCTTGTTCGTCAACCATGTCTTCCTGAGCCAAAATCTTTGCTGCCAGAGGCTCAAGCCCTTTTTCCCTTGCAATGGTAGCCCTGGTTCTTCGCTTGGGCCTAAAGGGCCGGTAGATATCTTCTACTTCCTGAAGGGTTAAAGCCCTATCAAGATTTTGTCGAATTTCCGGCGTGAGTTTTTCCATTTCCTCCAAAAGCTTTACAACTTCAGTCTTTCTTGTTTCAAGATTTCTAAGATAGGAAAGCCGCTCAAAAAGCAGGCGAAGCTGCTCATCCGACAGACCTCCGGTTACCTCCTTCCGATAGCGGGCTATGAACGGTACGGTATTTCCCTCGTCTAACAGTCCGACAGTTGCCGCAACTTGTCTTTCGCCTATATTTAATTCTTGAGCTAAAGTTTTTATGATTTTTTCCATACTAACCTCCTGCTTGTCTGTGCGAGTCTGATTAAAATATTTTCTTTTTTAAACACAGTTTGATTTTGCCTATAGATCTAATATCTCCACTGCCGGAGTAAACCGGTATATTACATCTTTGCGTTCTATTA comes from the Tepidanaerobacter acetatoxydans Re1 genome and includes:
- a CDS encoding molybdopterin-binding protein — protein: MTSKAIIIPTGDEILNGTVVDTNSPAIMALILERFPGCEVTRITPSVDNETTIITKLKRAIEEKADLIFIIGGSGGGHRFIPNAARDFTHTAILKMFPNSCFKEIYGKNGHLWSKLIAAKESNSLLVNVPGPYVEAVAAAEAALDSILKGETDPQIIVERTSEAVSRQYPSGGEIK
- a CDS encoding sigma 54-interacting transcriptional regulator — encoded protein: MNINMLSDEDKMPMLETTLDNLREGVNVVDENGTLIFSNRASADYAHSTVSKMIGSQITEFYPRAALLEVLRTKKPQLDVKIEHDDGRKYVVNAVPLIINGKFKGGVATFRDVTEIENLGQKLELLKQELTFSKVDDAFELIVGKDGSLKEAIIIAQRSIGALGGPRHSVISGESGTGKTLLARAMFYFAKKIHVISEDASFIEVNCAQFTNPDIAAVEIFGSEKGAFTGATEKRGLFELADGGVLFLDEAHALAHYQTMLLKAVESGKIRRIGGRKDIDINVIVIAASTKNLKNVLLPELYQRLAQYEIKLPPLRERPLSEKEKLLNCFIENYEYNAGDKYNVKLKIDFTNEAKGILLNAYYPRNIRQFRDITYATIDAAVPLISDVPASKKVTAVVDINHIPFYMFESSGSDGVYQEQEEPKTIESFNFDDSKMDREEILNKIIFTLNEKGLGPRKIARVLEEKGYDIKYYQVAYRLKKQRNSNI
- a CDS encoding helix-turn-helix domain-containing protein — translated: MEIDNDAIGKRIREEREKLGLSREEFAEIIGLSDYYIGQLERGERQMSMPTLIKVANCLHVSLDYLVLGRLSFDAAYICDPNNNTYETWDEGFYEINNLLKKCSPHEIELFKKLIKTILPYMR
- a CDS encoding aspartyl-phosphate phosphatase Spo0E family protein produces the protein MNIEDKIETARKALHNALKGKDNEEKVLEISREIDKYIIEYYKEDKSKKY
- a CDS encoding ECF transporter S component is translated as MKSEVNKMARLAMLAALSILLMFLIRFPLIPSAPFLEYEPGDVPALIAAFLFGPGAGVLVTLIVSLIQALTVSAGSGWIGAIMHFIATGTMVAVAGYIYKKIHTQKGAIIALAAASISMTLVMIPLNLIFTTKFMNVPMEAVKAMIIPIIIPFNLLKASINSTLTFLVYKPVGKVMRVEVKPIKPLTKNC
- a CDS encoding TrpB-like pyridoxal phosphate-dependent enzyme, with translation MEDTKILLKESEIPTSWYNIQADMPTPVKPPLSPVTGKPATPEELGAIFPEEIIKQEVSTERFIEIPEEVQKLYRLWRPSPVYRAHRLEKALDTPAGIYFKYEGVSPAGSHKLNTAIPQAYYNKKQGIRRLATETGAGQWGTALSMACKFFDMECSVYMVKVSYEQKPYRRSIMQLFGAEVFASPTDKTDAGRAVLKEHPDSLGSLGIAISEAVEDAVKNSDTNYALGSVLNHVVLHQTVIGLEAKKQMEKAGYYPDVVIACSGGGSNFGGIAMPFVHDKIKDGKKTRIIAAEPAACPSLTKGKFTYDYGDVAHLTPKMMMYTLGSDFVPPGIHAGGLRYHGASPIQSQLLHDELIEAVAYDQQDIFEAAMLFAQNEGIVPAPESAHAIKAAIDEALKAKEAGEKKTILFNLSGHGYFDMASYDNYLSGKLQNSSLSDDVLQETLSKLQ
- a CDS encoding tryptophan transporter codes for the protein MKLRDMILTSLLIAIGLVLHYIVPPIMGGMKPDFLLSMLFVALYIDSSPKNALLAGILAGIFSAMTTGFPGGQIANMCDKMVTAFAVIAMIKVFSKLNQNAAVIITAIIGTIISGTVFLGTALFVVGSLPLAFPVLFTTVVLPAAAINTVATFICYKVVASMQKSVLHKA
- a CDS encoding Tex family protein — protein: MEKIIKTLAQELNIGERQVAATVGLLDEGNTVPFIARYRKEVTGGLSDEQLRLLFERLSYLRNLETRKTEVVKLLEEMEKLTPEIRQNLDRALTLQEVEDIYRPFRPKRRTRATIAREKGLEPLAAKILAQEDMVDEQAIASFIDPQKGVATCEEALAGALDIIAEVVSDDAKIRKLIRDTAYKKGIVQTSGLTEETSTYSMYYDFKEPVQKIVSHRILAINRGEREKYLQVKILVPDDEIISIIKAEYIKESSPTSHLMENAIEDAYKRLIWPSIEREIRNMLTEQAEEQALSTFSKNLKHLILQPPIKGRVIMGFDPAYRTGCKIVVIDASGKLLAYTVCYPTPPQNKFDESKKIILDLIEKYRVDVVSLGNGTASRESEKFLAEILKESSRPVSYVIVSEAGASVYSASKLGTEEFPNLDVSFRGAVSIARRLQDPLAELVKIDPKSLGVGQYQHDVNQKRLSEKLSGVVEDCVNSVGVDVNTASPSLLGYVSGITASTASNIVKYREENGMFKSRKEFLKVPKLGPKTFEQCAGFLRVPESSNILDNTAVHPESYDIAEKIMKLYTLDELKIKIFSENEIAQMASNLDIGIPTLKDILSELKKPGRDPREELPAPIFRTDVLEISDLKPGMALMGSVRNITDFGAFIDIGVHQDGLCHISELSEGFVRSPFDVVSVGDVVKVKVLSVDAERNRISLTMKGV